A region of Pseudopipra pipra isolate bDixPip1 chromosome 10, bDixPip1.hap1, whole genome shotgun sequence DNA encodes the following proteins:
- the LOC135419648 gene encoding leucine-rich repeat-containing protein 15-like: MEQGDWQQWLLLLVGIQLASGQCPEQCQCVRSAQVECSGAGITTVPSPIPANAMTLQIINTRITELGEASFGNASLLIGLRIEKNNLSHISPGAFQHLPDLRYLSLASNKLQELPVQVFEPLDKLESLLLSSNQILQVEPSHFTHLSNLKELQLHGNNLQELQEGVFDQLTSLTKLNLARNNIDRLPPRAFERLARLQVLRLYENRLRQIPAGTFDGLPELQELGLHQNQLETLSPELFVHNTNLQKLYLSNNLLTTLPSGIFLPLHSLAKITLHVNRLRDISPSAFGPMPNLRELWLYENELSSLPTGVFSNLTQLQLLVLSKNRLRSVAPGAFQGLGELLELSLHSNALRRLDARVLEGLPKLQNISLHHNQLQALPRSLFRATPGLQRLQLHFNALEYLPAGIFSPLTTLREVRLHNNSWRCDKGILPLQGWLEDNPHKVGETPPLCAQPPALLGTPIAELPRDQFLDTQSPTASSHPSTHLPAHSSEAASPEGAWMEPPAGLPISPREEEEREKEGKKEEEKEEKKDEEEEERGQCGLTRIQSGVVVAVIVLVCVALLAALVALVVYGCRKKSQVVLMRMKAPNEA, translated from the coding sequence ATGGAGCAGGGAGActggcagcagtggctgctgctgctggtgggcaTCCAGCTGGCCAGTGGCCAGtgcccagagcagtgccagTGCGTCCGCAGCGCCCAGGTGGAATGCTCTGGTGCCGGCATCACCACGgtccccagccccatccctgcgAATGCCATGACCCTTCAGATCATCAACACGCGCATCACCGAGCTGGGTGAGGCATCCTTCGGCAACGCCTCCCTGCTCATCGGGCTGCGCATCGAGAAGAACAACCTGTCCCACATAAGCCCTGGGGCCTTCCAGCACCTGCCCGACCTGCGCTACCTCAGCCTGGCCAGCAACaagctgcaggagctccctgtgcagGTCTTCGAGCCTCTGGACAAGCTGGAGTCTCTACTTCTCTCCAGTAACCAGATCCTCCAGGTTGAGCCTTCCCACTTCACCCACCTAAGCAACCtcaaggagctgcagctgcatgGGAACaacctgcaggagctgcaggagggggtGTTCGACCAGCTCACCAGCCTCACCAAGCTCAACCTGGCCAGGAACAACATCGACCGCCTGCCGCCCCGGGCCTTCGAGCGGCTGGCACGGCTGCAGGTGCTGCGGCTCTACGAGAACCGGCTCCGGCAGATCCCAGCGGGCACCTTTGAtgggctgccagagctgcaggagctggggctgcaccaGAACCAGCTGGAGACACTGTCCCCAGAGCTCTTCGTGCACAACACCAACCTGCAGAAGCTCTACCTGTCCAATAACCTTCTCACCACTCTGCCAAGTGGCATCTTCTTGCCCCTGCACTCTCTTGCCAAGATCACCCTGCATGTCAACCGCCTGCGGGACATCTCCCCCAGTGCCTTTGGGCCCATGCCCAACCTGCGGGAGCTGTGGCTCTATGAGAATGAGCTTTCCAGCCTCCCCACTGGCGTCTTCAGCAATCTCactcagctgcagctcctggttcTCAGCAAGAACCGGCTACGTTCAGTGGCACCGGGGGCTTTCCAGGGCttgggggagctgctggagctgtcGCTGCACTCCAATGCGCTGCGCCGCCTGGATGCCCGGGTGCTGGAGGGGCTGCCCAAGCTGCAGAACATCTCCCTGCACCACAACCAGCTGCAGGCGCTGCCGCGGAGCCTCTTCCGGGCCACCCCTGGGCTGCAACGCCTGCAGCTGCATTTCAATGCCCTGGAGTACCTGCCCGCCGGCATCTTCTCCCCCCTGACTACCCTGCGAGAGGTGAGGCTGCACAACAACTCCTGGCGCTGTGACAAGGGCATCctgcccctgcagggctggctggagGACAATCCCCACAAGGTGGGTGAGACACCCCCGCTGTGTGCCcagcctcctgccctgctgggcaCCCCCATCGCTGAGCTGCCACGGGACCAGTTCCTCGACACTCAGTCCCCCACTGcctcctcccatcccagcacCCACCTTCCTGCTCACAGCTCTGAGGCAGCATCGCCAGAGGGCGCCTGGATGGAGCCCCCCGCGGGGCTGCCGATCTCCCcacgggaggaggaggagagggagaaggagggaaagaaggaggaggagaaggaggaaaagaaagacgaagaagaggaggagagagggcaGTGCGGGCTGACACGCATACAGAGTGGAGTGGTGGTGGCAGTCATCGTGCTGGTGTGTGTGGCCCTGCTTGCTGCTCTGGTGGCACTGGTGGTCTATGGCTGTAGGAAGAAGAGCCAGGTCGTGCTTATGAGGATGAAGGCACCGAATGAAGCCTGA
- the LOC135419647 gene encoding platelet glycoprotein V-like, producing MLVFRLSLMIKLFFQLDASVCPEKCDCSSKNAIHCSGPHLKDLASLDLPWNMTQIHITNTNVPYLQDVFSRMVELQHLILSSNNISLVSPMAFKGLRNLKVLKLLDNKLVELPPEVFDDMVQLQQLIIESNRLKSIEENLFDKLASLEELYLNKNQLTALPSDVLKNLTKLKVLNLSRNYLAALPRNIFSALARLEKLMLYFNRLSSIESGMFDNLTELQELFLHCNNIQSIAPDAFHCLHKLRRLTLSRNKLEVLPSGLFLHLHDLCKLTLYRNPLKYLPEILFGEMRHLGSLWLYHTKLSTIPDFVFSNLTNLELLVLSFNPELTVLPRNVFSGLHELRGLSLHTNNISSLPEGIFLSLQKLQNISLFDTRLEVLPRDLFHNLKHLQKVYLNSTKLQSLPADFFAALPELQEVVLDDNPWKCDCQILGFREWLQKSTEIVKDVPSLMCHSPLALQNISLVALTIDGPKCLPTTAITYQTFSSAYSQTLTSPVTEHLRSSWEISVTAVFDMESTTPTSIPPETPGFTYSHVEDVGQPGFRFSDVPIQTSPSVIARTDSVRGTDLTTLVWWDELPAHRSAKPYFNTRIAYCQLFLCLHSLILALQTVTIVLSLYVMGKTRQLLHSKNTPAQPVVLIRLLRR from the coding sequence ATGTTGGTGTTCCGTTTGTCACTGATGATCAAGCTTTTCTTCCAGTTGGATGCATCAGTTTGTCCTGAGAAGTGTGACTGCTCTTCAAAAAATGCAATTCATTGCTCAGGTCCCCACCTAAAAGACCTGGCATCTTTAGATCTGCCTTGGAACATGACACAAATCCACATAACGAACACTAATGTGCCGTACTTGCAGGATGTTTTTTCTAGGATGGTGGAACTGCAGCATCTCATCTTGTCTTCAAACAACATCTCTCTGGTTTCACCAATGGCTTTTAAAGGGTTGAGAAATCTAAAAGTCCTCAAACTGCTAGATAATAAGCTTGTTGAGCTTCCTCCAGAAGTGTTTGATGACATGGTGCAGCTTCAGCAATTGATCATCGAAAGTAACAGGTTGAAATCCATTGAGGAAAATCTGTTTGACAAACTAGCTAGTTTGGAGGAACTTTACTTGAACAAAAACCAACTAACAGCACTTCCCAGTGACGTGCTGAAGAATCTTACCAAACTCAAAGTACTGAACTTGTCAAGAAATTACTTAGCAGCACTGCCTAGAAATATATTCAGTGCATTAGCCAGGCTTGAGAAGCTGATGCTATATTTTAACAGGCTGTCTTCAATAGAGTCTGGTATGTTTGATAACCTGACGGAGCTGCAAGAACTCTTCCTGCATTGCAATAACATCCAGTCCATCGCCCCTGATGCATTTCATTGTCTTCACAAACTGAGGCGCCTGACGCTCTCCAGAAACAAGCTTGAGGTTTTGCCTTCTGGGCTTTTTTTGCACTTGCATGACCTGTGCAAACTGACCTTATACAGGAACCCACTGAAGTATCTTCCAGAAAtactgtttggagaaatgaggCATCTTGGTAGCCTGTGGCTGTATCACACAAAGCTCTCAACGATACCAGATTTTGTGTTCAGTAACTTGACAAATTTAGAGCTTCTTGTGCTGAGTTTTAATCCAGAGCTTACGGTTCTTCCTAGGAATGTGTTCAGTGGCCTGCATGAACTGCGAGGCCTTTCTCTGCATACAAACAATATTTCCAGTTTGCCAGAGGGCATATTTCTGAGCCTTCAGAAACTGCAGAACATTTCCCTCTTTGATACAAGGCTTGAGGTTCTTCCTAGAGACCTCTTTCATAATCTCAAGCACCTCCAGAAGGTTTACCTGAACAGTACTAAGCTGCAGTCTCTTCCTGCAGACTTCTTTGCCGCTTTACCTGAGCTGCAAGAAGTTGTTCTTGACGACAACCCTTGGAAATGTGATTGCCAAATTCTTGGCTTCCGAGAGTGGCTCCAAAAGAGCACGGAGATAGTTAAAGATGTGCCATCTCTAATGTGCCACAGCCCACTGGCACTGCAGAATATTTCTCTTGTGGCTCTAACCATTGATGGCCCGAAGTGCCTGCCAACCACAGCCATTACCTATCAGACGTTCAGCTCAGCTTATTCCCAGACCTTGACGTCTCCTGTGACGGAGCACTTAAGATCATCTTGGGAGATTTCTGTAACAGCAGTGTTTGACATGGAAAGCACCACACCCACATCAATTCCTCCTGAGACTCCAGGTTTTACCTACTCCCATGTTGAAGATGTTGGACAGCCTGGGTTTCGTTTCTCAGATGTTCCAATACAAACTTCTCCCAGCGTCATAGCACGAACTGACAGTGTCAGAGGAACAGATTTAACTACACTTGTCTGGTGGGATGAGTTGCCAGCCCACAGGAGTGCTAAACCCTATTTTAATACCAGAATTGCTTATTGCCAGCTATTCTTGTGCCTTCACAGTTTGATTTTAGCACTCCAGACTGTAACCATTGTGCTCAGTCTGTATGTGATGGGTAAAACCAGGCAACTCTTGCACTCCAAAAATACTCCTGCTCAGCCTGTAGTTCTGATAAGATTGTTAAGAAGATAA
- the CPN2 gene encoding carboxypeptidase N subunit 2, with the protein MLTGGCLWHHLQSSGVGLFFKVFQGHGLLLPISSERQLRPSRNSSSAGFPSAPENTVPSQQAASLQTCTGLLTVSTMPHSCRLVICVLLGLGSLLVRGLPPSCPHTCQCYDTSKVFCSDERMREIPAGLPGSATQLFFVETGLSSVRRGALGTSTTLTKLVFLNNNIQELEAGAFQWLPSLTELEVSGNPLPAVSLGVLMGLTNLSKLSLGANAISSLQPGFFTAACSLQDLRLPGNRIVALPPGIFHPLRQLQALDLSQNVLVELPEGLLAPLTALRLLKLSDNLLVRVPPGAFRALGQLTELHLDGNRLEELPPGIFTGLGGLRRLQLQHNALGSLAPDIFTGLLNLTVLSLEGNRLATLPATLFTGTPGLLHLSLGRNQLETLPRELFSNLSALQTLVLSHNAMDHLPTEVFQGLAALTALQLSHNNLSSLPAGLLAGLPLLTALALDHNRLARLPLGLFDANDELVRVGLSDNPWACDCHLAYLLHWLQGFAEPLIHGQPFCASPTALQGQSLLQVPRGQLECPGGPGVPPEEGWDRDAPGQCTYSNPEGTVSMVCDATSCQQLSLRLPPPPPPEQVQGLGPAYQGAWLLHSHCGTLQVSVLVTAQSGNEATSPGLPAVP; encoded by the exons ATGCTCACGGGCGGCTGCCTCTGGCATCACCTCCAGTCCTCCGGGGTTGGGTTATTTTTCAAAGTGTTCCAAGGACACGGGTTGTTGTTGCCGATAAGCAGTGAGAGGCAGCTCCGCCCCAGCAGGAACAGCTCGTCTGCTGGCTTCCCATCCGCCCCAGAAAACACTGTCCCATCTCAGCAAGCAGCATCCCTGCAAACCTGCACAGGTTTGCTGACCGTCTCCACGATGCCACATTCG TGCAGGCTGGTGATCTGcgtgctgctggggctggggtcCCTGCTGGTGAGGGGGCTGCCCCCATCCTGCCCCCATACCTGCCAGTGCTACGACACCTCCAAAGTCTTCTGCTCAGACGAGAGGATGCGGGAGATCCCGGCGGGCCTGCCAGGCAGTGCCACACAGCTCTTCTTTGTGGAGACAGGCCTGAGTAGTGTCcgcaggggggccctgggcacCAGTACCACCCTCACCAAGCTGGTCTTCCTCAACAACAACATCCAGGAGCTGGAAGCCGGTGCCTTTCAGTGGCTGCCCAGCCTGACCGAGCTGGAGGTGTCAGGAAACCCCTTGCCAGCAGTCAGCCTTGGGGTGCTGATGGGGTTGACCAACCTCAGCAAGCTCTCCCTGGGTGCCAATGCCATCAGCTCCTTGCAGCCAGGGTTCTTCACTGCTGCATGCAGCCTGCAGGACCTACGCTTGCCAGGGAACAGGATTGTGGCATTGCCCCCTGGCATCTTCCACCCACTCCGGCAGCTCCAGGCCCTGGACCTCTCACAGAATGTCCTGGTTGAGCTGCCAGAGGGGCTGCTGGCCCCACTCACTGCCCTCCGCCTCCTCAAACTCAGCGACAACCTGCTGGTGCGGGTGCCCCCCGGTGCTTTCAGGGCGCTTGGCCAGCTGACTGAGCTCCACCTGGATGGTAACcggctggaggagctgccacCCGGCATCTTCAccgggctgggggggctgcggcggctgcagctgcagcacaacgccctgggcagcctggcccCTGATATCTTCACTGGTCTCCTCAACCTCACTGTCCTCAGCCTGGAGGGCAACCGCCTGGCCACCCTGCCTGCCACCCTCTTCACTGGCACACCCGGCCTCCTCCACCTCTCGCTGGGTCGCAACCAGCTGGAGACACTGCCCCGGGAGCTCTTCTCCAACCTATCGGCGCTGCAGACCCTGGTGCTTTCACACAATGCCATGGACCACCTGCCCACTGAGGTTTTCCAGGGACtggcagcactgacagcacTACAGCTGAGCCACAACAACCTCTCCAGCCTGCCAGCAGGgctcctggctgggctgcccctcctcactgccctggcactggACCACAACCGCCTGGCCCGCCTGCCCCTGGGGCTCTTCGATGCCAATGATGAGCTGGTGCGTGTGGGGCTGTCTGACAACCCCTGGGCCTGTGATTGCCACCTTGCCTATCTCCTGCACTGGCTCCAGGGCTTTGCTGAGCCCCTTATCCATGGGCAACCCTTCTGTGCCAGTCCAACTGCTCTCCAGGGACAATCCCTGCTGCAGGTCCCCCGGGGGCAGCTGGAGTGCCCGGGAGGACCTGGTGTCCCCCCAGAGGAAGGCTGGGACAGGGATGCTCCAGGACAGTGCACCTACAGCAACCCTGAGGGCACTGTAAGCATGGTCTGTGATGCCACAAGCTGCCAGCAGCTCAGCCTTcgcctccctcctcctcctcctcctgagcAAGTGCAGGGGTTGGGGCCGGCGTACCAGGGTGCCTGGCTGCTGCACTCCCACTGTGGCACACTGCAGGTCAGTGTCCTTGTCACAGCACAGAGCGGGAATGAGGCCACATCGCCAGgtctccctgctgtgccctAG